A DNA window from Pogona vitticeps strain Pit_001003342236 chromosome 2, PviZW2.1, whole genome shotgun sequence contains the following coding sequences:
- the LOC110070032 gene encoding uncharacterized protein LOC110070032 isoform X2, translating into MEGRRAGSVRQVGPVSEEALMASTRGSHSEMAFQKAANEWDLWKSTVEEEAHQVLEESDQYSDVEKDVANQDRVKKPKGKQIFEEDIGSVDGLDTDFDEIPGHKQLRKGDRQNECSAYVENHHGTSSVMAQTGEKPKPFMCQECGKSFSRTSELNRHKRIHTGEKPFKCLECGKGFSQSRNLTSHQRSHTGEKPYKCLECGKCFSNSGILTTHQRSHTGEKPYKCLECGKCFSQSGILTAHQGMHSGQKPFKCLECGKRFRQLIHLTSHERIHTGEKPFKCQECGKSFRQHIHLTSHKRTHTGEKPFKCQECGKSFSQSSHLIRHERTHTGERPFKCLLCEKSFGHSSELVRHERTHTGEKPFKCPECEKSFSRSSELIRHKRIHTGEKPFKCLECDKSFIDSTNLIRHQISHTGEKPYKCSECGKCFSQSRSLTAHQRTHTGEKPFKCLECGKCFSQSGILTAHQGMHTGQKPFKCLECGKRFRQHIHLTSHKRIHTGEKPFKCLECGRNFRQHIHLTSHKRIHTGEKPFKCLECGKSFSHNSILISHVRTHTGDKPFKCLECGKCFTWSTLLIRHERTHTGEKPFKCQECGKGFSEASLLNKHQRRHTGEKPFKCFECGKGFFSSTLLIRHQRIHTRETPFNAWCLQNTSVETQDVLDVKEFTEGNKVIK; encoded by the exons ATGGAGGGGAGGAGGGCCGGAAGCGTGAGACAGGTAGGCCCCGTCTCTGAAGAAGCGCTGATGGCCTCAACCAGAGGGTCGCACAGCGAGATGGCATTTCAGAAGGCTGCCAATGAGT GGGATCTGTGGAAGAGCACAGTTGAAGAGGAAGCCCATCAGGTATTGGAAGAGAGCGATCAATATTCAGACGTGGAAAAGGATGTTGCGAATCAAGACAGAGTGAAGAAGCcgaaaggaaaacaaatatttgaagaggaCATTGGGTCGGTTGATGGTCTAGACACTGATTTCGATGAAATTCCAGGTCATAAACAATtaagaaaaggtgacagacagaATGAGTGTTCTGCATATGTAGAAAACCATCATGGTACCTCAAGTGTTATGGCCCAAACTGGAGAAAAACCCAAGCCATTTATGTGTCAAgaatgcgggaagagcttcagtagAACCTCAGAACTGAATAGACACAAAagaatccacacgggagagaaaccctttaaatgcctggagtgtggaaagggcttcagtcAGAGCAGAAACCTCACTTCCCATCAAAGGagccacacaggggagaaaccatataaatgcctagagtgtgggaaatgcttcagcaATAGCGGAATTCTTACCACCCATCAAAGGAGCCACACAGgcgagaaaccctataaatgcctagaatgtgggaagtgcttcagtcagagcGGAATTCTTACTGCCCACCAAGGAATGCATTCGGGGCAGAAACCCttcaaatgcctggagtgtgggaagagattTCGCCAGCTCATCCACCTTACCTCCCACGAAAGAATccatacgggagagaaacccttcaaatgccaggagtgtgggaagagttttCGTCAGCACATCCACCTTACCTCCCATAAAAGAacacatacaggggagaaaccctttaaatgccaggaatgtggaaagagtttcagccaGAGCTCACATCTTATCAGGCatgaaaggacccacactggagagagaCCCTTTAAATGCTTATTGTGTGAAAAGAGCTTCGGGCACAGCTCCGAACTTGTTAGGCATGAAAGAACccatacgggagagaaaccctttaaatgtcccgaatgtgaaaagagctttagtcggagctCCGAGCTTATTCGGCacaaaaggatccacacaggagagaaaccctttaaatgcttggagtgtgaTAAAAGCTTCATCGATAGTACAAACCTCATCAGACATCAGATAagccacacgggggagaaaccatataaatgcagtgagtgtgggaaatgtttcagtcagaGCCGAAGTCTTACggcacatcaaaggacccacacaggagagaagccctttaaatgcctggagtgtgggaaatgttttagtcAGAGTGGAATTCTTACCGCCCACCAAGGAATGCATACAGGGcaaaaaccctttaaatgcctagAGTGCGGGAAGCGTTTCCGTCAGCACATCCACCTCACTTCCCACAAgcgaatccacacaggagagaaaccctttaagtgcctggagtgtggaagGAATTTCCGTCAGCACATCCACCTCACTTCCCACAAGAGAATCCACACGGGAgaaaaaccctttaaatgcctggagtgtggaaaaagttttagCCATAACTCGATCCTCATTTCTCATGTAAGAACCCACACGGGAGACAAACCCTTtaaatgtctggagtgtgggaagtgttttacCTGGAGCACGCTCCTTATTAGACACGAAaggacccacacaggagagaaaccctttaaatgccaggaatgtgggaagggCTTCAGCGAGGCCTCCCTGCTTAATAAACACCAGAGACGtcacaccggggagaagccaTTCAAATGCTTTGAGtgtggaaagggttttttttcaagCACGCTCCTTATTCggcatcaaagaatccacaccaGGGAGACCCCGTTTAATGCCTGGTGTCTGCAAAACACCTCCGTTGAAACTCAGGACGTTTTAGATGTAAAAGAATTCACAGAGGGGAATAAAGTCATAAAATAA
- the LOC110070032 gene encoding uncharacterized protein LOC110070032 isoform X1, whose amino-acid sequence MEGRRAGSVRQVGPVSEEALMASTRGSHSEMAFQKAANESGDLWKSTVEEEAHQVLEESDQYSDVEKDVANQDRVKKPKGKQIFEEDIGSVDGLDTDFDEIPGHKQLRKGDRQNECSAYVENHHGTSSVMAQTGEKPKPFMCQECGKSFSRTSELNRHKRIHTGEKPFKCLECGKGFSQSRNLTSHQRSHTGEKPYKCLECGKCFSNSGILTTHQRSHTGEKPYKCLECGKCFSQSGILTAHQGMHSGQKPFKCLECGKRFRQLIHLTSHERIHTGEKPFKCQECGKSFRQHIHLTSHKRTHTGEKPFKCQECGKSFSQSSHLIRHERTHTGERPFKCLLCEKSFGHSSELVRHERTHTGEKPFKCPECEKSFSRSSELIRHKRIHTGEKPFKCLECDKSFIDSTNLIRHQISHTGEKPYKCSECGKCFSQSRSLTAHQRTHTGEKPFKCLECGKCFSQSGILTAHQGMHTGQKPFKCLECGKRFRQHIHLTSHKRIHTGEKPFKCLECGRNFRQHIHLTSHKRIHTGEKPFKCLECGKSFSHNSILISHVRTHTGDKPFKCLECGKCFTWSTLLIRHERTHTGEKPFKCQECGKGFSEASLLNKHQRRHTGEKPFKCFECGKGFFSSTLLIRHQRIHTRETPFNAWCLQNTSVETQDVLDVKEFTEGNKVIK is encoded by the exons ATGGAGGGGAGGAGGGCCGGAAGCGTGAGACAGGTAGGCCCCGTCTCTGAAGAAGCGCTGATGGCCTCAACCAGAGGGTCGCACAGCGAGATGGCATTTCAGAAGGCTGCCAATGAGT CAGGGGATCTGTGGAAGAGCACAGTTGAAGAGGAAGCCCATCAGGTATTGGAAGAGAGCGATCAATATTCAGACGTGGAAAAGGATGTTGCGAATCAAGACAGAGTGAAGAAGCcgaaaggaaaacaaatatttgaagaggaCATTGGGTCGGTTGATGGTCTAGACACTGATTTCGATGAAATTCCAGGTCATAAACAATtaagaaaaggtgacagacagaATGAGTGTTCTGCATATGTAGAAAACCATCATGGTACCTCAAGTGTTATGGCCCAAACTGGAGAAAAACCCAAGCCATTTATGTGTCAAgaatgcgggaagagcttcagtagAACCTCAGAACTGAATAGACACAAAagaatccacacgggagagaaaccctttaaatgcctggagtgtggaaagggcttcagtcAGAGCAGAAACCTCACTTCCCATCAAAGGagccacacaggggagaaaccatataaatgcctagagtgtgggaaatgcttcagcaATAGCGGAATTCTTACCACCCATCAAAGGAGCCACACAGgcgagaaaccctataaatgcctagaatgtgggaagtgcttcagtcagagcGGAATTCTTACTGCCCACCAAGGAATGCATTCGGGGCAGAAACCCttcaaatgcctggagtgtgggaagagattTCGCCAGCTCATCCACCTTACCTCCCACGAAAGAATccatacgggagagaaacccttcaaatgccaggagtgtgggaagagttttCGTCAGCACATCCACCTTACCTCCCATAAAAGAacacatacaggggagaaaccctttaaatgccaggaatgtggaaagagtttcagccaGAGCTCACATCTTATCAGGCatgaaaggacccacactggagagagaCCCTTTAAATGCTTATTGTGTGAAAAGAGCTTCGGGCACAGCTCCGAACTTGTTAGGCATGAAAGAACccatacgggagagaaaccctttaaatgtcccgaatgtgaaaagagctttagtcggagctCCGAGCTTATTCGGCacaaaaggatccacacaggagagaaaccctttaaatgcttggagtgtgaTAAAAGCTTCATCGATAGTACAAACCTCATCAGACATCAGATAagccacacgggggagaaaccatataaatgcagtgagtgtgggaaatgtttcagtcagaGCCGAAGTCTTACggcacatcaaaggacccacacaggagagaagccctttaaatgcctggagtgtgggaaatgttttagtcAGAGTGGAATTCTTACCGCCCACCAAGGAATGCATACAGGGcaaaaaccctttaaatgcctagAGTGCGGGAAGCGTTTCCGTCAGCACATCCACCTCACTTCCCACAAgcgaatccacacaggagagaaaccctttaagtgcctggagtgtggaagGAATTTCCGTCAGCACATCCACCTCACTTCCCACAAGAGAATCCACACGGGAgaaaaaccctttaaatgcctggagtgtggaaaaagttttagCCATAACTCGATCCTCATTTCTCATGTAAGAACCCACACGGGAGACAAACCCTTtaaatgtctggagtgtgggaagtgttttacCTGGAGCACGCTCCTTATTAGACACGAAaggacccacacaggagagaaaccctttaaatgccaggaatgtgggaagggCTTCAGCGAGGCCTCCCTGCTTAATAAACACCAGAGACGtcacaccggggagaagccaTTCAAATGCTTTGAGtgtggaaagggttttttttcaagCACGCTCCTTATTCggcatcaaagaatccacaccaGGGAGACCCCGTTTAATGCCTGGTGTCTGCAAAACACCTCCGTTGAAACTCAGGACGTTTTAGATGTAAAAGAATTCACAGAGGGGAATAAAGTCATAAAATAA